Proteins co-encoded in one Pseudomonas fluorescens genomic window:
- a CDS encoding biotin-dependent carboxyltransferase family protein, protein MSRLTIEASTPLCLLQDAGRFGVRHLGVTQGGAADWRSMAWANWLLGNGLDLPVIEITLGGFAVVAEQDCLLALAGADLGAQIDGEALAPWRSFKLRKGQTLKFTQPVLGARAYVAAPGGFSAPKVLGSSATVVREELGGLDGFGLPLAKGASLSYQGETLLVREVPAEHRPDLRLNAPLDLVLGAQIGQFSGQSLFDAFNRAWTLDSRADRMGIRLLGTALQYQGKPMISEGIPLGAVQVPPDGQPIVLLNDRQTIGGYPRLGALTPLALARLAQCLPGAKVRLRPVVQDVAHREHIEYLKRF, encoded by the coding sequence ATGAGCCGACTGACGATTGAAGCGAGCACACCGCTGTGCCTGTTGCAGGACGCCGGGCGGTTTGGCGTGCGCCATCTGGGCGTGACCCAGGGCGGCGCGGCGGACTGGCGGTCGATGGCCTGGGCCAACTGGCTGCTGGGCAATGGCCTGGATTTGCCGGTGATCGAAATTACCCTCGGTGGGTTTGCGGTGGTGGCGGAGCAGGATTGTCTGCTCGCGCTGGCCGGTGCCGATCTGGGTGCGCAGATTGACGGTGAGGCGTTGGCGCCGTGGCGCAGTTTCAAACTGCGCAAAGGGCAGACCTTGAAGTTCACCCAGCCGGTGCTGGGGGCGCGGGCCTATGTGGCGGCGCCCGGTGGTTTCAGTGCGCCGAAAGTGCTGGGTAGCAGCGCCACGGTGGTACGTGAGGAGCTTGGCGGTCTTGATGGTTTTGGCTTGCCGCTGGCCAAGGGCGCTTCGCTGAGTTATCAGGGCGAAACCCTATTGGTGCGTGAGGTTCCGGCGGAGCATCGACCGGACCTGCGCCTCAACGCGCCGCTCGATCTGGTGCTCGGCGCGCAGATCGGTCAGTTCAGCGGGCAGAGCCTGTTCGATGCCTTCAACCGTGCATGGACGCTGGACAGTCGTGCCGACCGAATGGGCATTCGGTTGCTGGGGACGGCGTTGCAGTATCAGGGCAAACCGATGATTTCCGAGGGCATTCCGCTGGGCGCGGTGCAGGTGCCGCCGGACGGGCAGCCGATCGTGTTGCTCAATGACCGGCAGACGATTGGCGGCTATCCGCGATTGGGAGCGTTGACGCCGTTGGCACTGGCGCGTCTGGCGCAGTGTCTGCCGGGGGCGAAGGTCAGATTGCGCCCGGTGGTACAGGACGTCGCGCACCGGGAGCATATCGAGTATCTGAAGCGCTTCTGA
- a CDS encoding 5-oxoprolinase subunit PxpA, protein MSRLLLNCDIGESFGSWTMGLDAEVMPFIDCANIACGFHAGDPGIMRKTVSLALSHGVQIGAHPAYQDLVGFGRRSMAYTAQELQDILHYQIGALDGICRAQGGRVSYVKPHGAMYNDMMANPAQLRAVIQAVAAYDRTLPLMLMATRDNTAAQQLGDEYGVTLWFEAFADRAYDSAGRLVSRQLPGAVHHDSETIIGQALTIARGDNLTASDGSALYLQANTLCVHGDNASSVAAVQRIRQALNEQSAP, encoded by the coding sequence GTGAGCCGCCTGCTATTGAACTGTGACATCGGCGAGAGCTTCGGCAGCTGGACCATGGGTCTGGACGCGGAAGTCATGCCCTTCATCGATTGCGCCAACATTGCCTGCGGTTTCCATGCCGGCGATCCGGGCATCATGCGCAAGACCGTCAGCCTGGCCCTGAGCCATGGCGTGCAGATCGGCGCGCATCCGGCCTATCAGGATCTGGTGGGGTTCGGCCGGCGTTCCATGGCCTACACCGCTCAGGAACTGCAAGACATCCTGCATTACCAGATCGGCGCCCTCGACGGCATCTGTCGTGCCCAGGGCGGGCGGGTGAGTTACGTCAAACCCCACGGCGCGATGTACAACGACATGATGGCCAACCCGGCGCAGTTGCGAGCGGTGATTCAGGCCGTCGCGGCTTACGACAGGACCTTGCCGCTGATGCTGATGGCCACCCGCGACAACACGGCGGCGCAACAGCTCGGCGACGAATACGGCGTGACCCTCTGGTTTGAAGCCTTCGCCGACCGTGCCTACGACAGCGCCGGCCGGCTGGTCTCGCGACAACTGCCCGGCGCAGTGCACCACGACTCCGAAACCATCATCGGGCAAGCGCTGACCATCGCCCGTGGCGACAATCTCACCGCGAGCGACGGCAGCGCGCTGTACCTGCAAGCCAACACCTTGTGCGTGCATGGTGACAACGCCAGTTCAGTGGCCGCCGTGCAACGCATTCGTCAGGCCCTGAACGAGCAGAGCGCGCCATGA
- a CDS encoding 5-oxoprolinase subunit B family protein, whose amino-acid sequence MNPRVEVVALDCLMLRLFDEIAEANMPWMLAASERLRTVFGAHLIDLVPSYTTLMVHYDLTALSPNQARELIAEALIDLSPNAHTGGQCHVLPVWYDLSVGPELSLLSQRSGLSVDEVIRRHSAREYQVFALGFAPGFAFMGLVEEVLAAPRLNTPRKKVAAGSVGIAERQTAAYPVVSPGGWNLIGRTPAKLFDRERDGYSLMQPGDTVRFEAVSHAEFIRLGGDDTPLEVLA is encoded by the coding sequence ATGAATCCGCGGGTGGAAGTGGTGGCGCTGGATTGCCTGATGCTGCGGCTGTTCGATGAAATCGCCGAAGCCAACATGCCGTGGATGCTCGCCGCCAGTGAGCGGTTGCGCACGGTGTTCGGCGCACATCTGATCGATCTGGTGCCGTCGTACACCACGTTGATGGTGCATTACGATCTGACCGCGTTGAGCCCGAATCAGGCGCGGGAATTGATTGCCGAAGCCTTGATCGACCTGTCGCCGAATGCGCACACCGGCGGCCAGTGCCATGTGCTGCCGGTGTGGTACGACCTGAGTGTCGGCCCGGAACTGAGCCTGCTGTCGCAACGCAGCGGGTTGTCGGTAGACGAAGTGATCCGCCGTCACAGTGCTCGCGAATATCAGGTGTTCGCCCTTGGTTTTGCGCCGGGTTTTGCCTTCATGGGGCTGGTGGAAGAAGTCCTCGCGGCGCCGCGTCTGAATACCCCACGCAAGAAAGTCGCCGCCGGCAGTGTCGGTATCGCCGAGCGCCAGACCGCGGCGTATCCGGTGGTGTCTCCCGGCGGCTGGAACCTGATCGGTCGCACGCCGGCAAAACTGTTCGACCGTGAACGCGATGGCTACAGCCTCATGCAGCCCGGTGATACCGTGCGTTTCGAAGCGGTGAGCCATGCCGAATTCATCCGCCTCGGTGGTGACGACACGCCTCTGGAGGTCCTTGCATGA
- a CDS encoding MFS transporter → MSAPDTLDLPKTAARPGPFDWYRNINQQERRTFWSCKIGYGLDGMDTQMLSFVVPTLIAMWGITTGEAGLIHTSTLIASAIGGWVAGILSDRIGRVRTLQLTVLWFAFFTFLCGFAQNYEQLLIARTLMGFGFGGEWTAGAVLIGEVIRAKDRGKAVGMVQSGWALGWGLTAILYALLFSVLPPEDAWRALFILGIVPAVFVIFVRRLVKDPEIYREAKAKQTPQSPSKFYEIFAPGMLFTTFRASLLTTGALGGYYAITSWLPTFLKNERGLSVLGTGGYLAMVIIGSYVGYVISAYLTDLLGRKKNFILFAVGSFTIVLLYTQLSVSNGVMLWLGFPLGFFASGIFSGMGAFLTELFPTRIRGSGQGFCYNIGRALAALFPLLIGLLSQKVPLSVGIGAFAAVSYGVVILAALSLPETRGKQLDAQ, encoded by the coding sequence ATGAGTGCGCCCGACACCCTCGACCTCCCCAAGACTGCGGCCCGTCCCGGCCCGTTCGACTGGTATCGCAACATCAATCAGCAGGAGCGCCGGACCTTCTGGAGCTGCAAGATCGGCTACGGTCTGGACGGCATGGACACCCAGATGCTCAGCTTCGTGGTGCCAACCCTGATCGCGATGTGGGGCATCACCACCGGCGAAGCCGGCCTGATCCACACCAGCACCCTGATCGCTTCGGCCATCGGCGGTTGGGTGGCGGGAATTCTCTCCGACCGCATCGGCCGCGTCCGCACCCTGCAGCTGACGGTGCTGTGGTTCGCCTTCTTCACTTTCCTTTGCGGCTTCGCCCAGAACTACGAACAGCTGTTGATCGCCCGCACTCTGATGGGCTTCGGTTTCGGCGGTGAATGGACTGCCGGCGCGGTGCTGATCGGCGAAGTGATCCGCGCCAAGGACCGCGGCAAGGCGGTGGGCATGGTGCAATCCGGCTGGGCGCTGGGTTGGGGGCTGACGGCGATTCTGTACGCGCTGCTGTTCTCGGTACTGCCGCCGGAAGACGCCTGGCGCGCACTGTTCATCCTCGGCATCGTGCCGGCGGTGTTCGTGATTTTCGTCCGCCGTCTGGTGAAAGATCCTGAGATCTACCGCGAAGCCAAGGCCAAACAAACCCCGCAAAGCCCGTCGAAGTTTTACGAGATCTTCGCCCCCGGCATGCTCTTCACCACGTTCCGCGCCTCGCTGCTCACTACGGGCGCCCTCGGCGGTTACTACGCGATCACCTCCTGGCTGCCGACTTTTCTGAAGAACGAGCGCGGCTTGAGCGTACTCGGCACCGGCGGTTATCTGGCGATGGTGATCATCGGTTCCTACGTCGGTTATGTGATCAGCGCCTATTTGACCGACCTGTTGGGGCGCAAGAAGAACTTCATCCTGTTCGCGGTCGGCTCGTTCACCATCGTTCTGCTCTACACCCAATTGTCGGTCAGCAACGGCGTGATGCTGTGGCTGGGCTTTCCGCTGGGCTTCTTTGCCTCGGGAATTTTCAGTGGCATGGGGGCGTTTCTGACTGAGTTGTTTCCGACGCGGATTCGCGGCTCGGGGCAGGGCTTCTGCTACAACATCGGCCGAGCGCTGGCGGCGTTGTTCCCGCTGCTGATCGGGCTGCTCAGCCAGAAAGTACCGCTGAGTGTAGGCATCGGTGCCTTTGCGGCAGTGTCCTACGGCGTGGTGATCCTTGCGGCATTGAGCCTGCCGGAAACCCGTGGCAAGCAACTGGACGCGCAGTAA